One genomic segment of Helianthus annuus cultivar XRQ/B chromosome 14, HanXRQr2.0-SUNRISE, whole genome shotgun sequence includes these proteins:
- the LOC110909107 gene encoding IMPACT family member in pol 5'region, which produces MQVISPYHRYLPLHNHHSLFLLRSMVTATTTAATGGAFTTIAETVTLERDIKKSKFIAIAAHIPDERSAHSFLSEVQDPRATHNCWAYKVGNQYRSNDDGEPSGTAGKPIHSAIENSGLDRVMVVVIRHFGGIKLGTGGLVRAYGGVAAECLKSAPTRLIKSQVPMGVEVTFDLLGVVYHQLQSFKAEEIKQDYDTGKDGITMVTFKISFDQAEALEEALKTNCSRDLVFYKH; this is translated from the exons ATGCAGGTGATATCACCCTACCACCGCTACCTCCCCCTCCACAACCACCATTCTCTATTCCTCCTCAGATCCATGGTTACCGCCACCACCACTGCCGCCACCGGCGGCGCTTTCACCACCATCGCAGAGACAGTCACTTTGGAGCGCGATATTAAGAAGAGCAAATTCATCGCCATCGCCGCTCATATTCCCGATGAGCGCTCTGCTCACTCCTTCTTATCGGAG GTTCAAGATCCACGTGCAACTCATAATTGCTGGGCTTATAAG GTTGGAAATCAGTATCGAAGTAATGATGATGGTGAGCCATCTGGTACAGCTGGAAAACCGATACATTCTGCTATCGAAAATTCAGGATTAGATAGAGTGATGGTTGTTGTCATTAG GCACTTTGGAGGGATCAAATTAGGTACCGGAGGATTAGTTAGGGCATATGGCGGAGTAGCAGCAGAATGCTTGAAAAGTGCCCCTACTCGATTAATTAAATCTCAA GTCCCTATGGGTGTCGAGGTCACTTTCGATCTTTTGGGGGTTGTTTACcatcag TTGCAGTCATTCAAAGCTGAGGAAATTAAGCAAGATTATGACACTGGAAAAGATGGCATAACAATGGTCACCTTTAAAATTAGTTTTGACCAAGCTGAAGCATTAGAAGAAGCTTTGAAAACCAATTGCAGCAGAGATCTTGTATTTTACAAGCATTGA